A genomic region of Candidatus Krumholzibacteriota bacterium contains the following coding sequences:
- the murB gene encoding UDP-N-acetylmuramate dehydrogenase, whose product MTDGWIDRLAAAAGVSPLRNEPLSRFTSYRTGGAAEALVAGPAGTAARAFSFARGQGVPVTLLGAGTNVIAPDEGLDGLTIVLRGGDEEIVFDGGTVVRAGAGVPLETLARAAAARGLAGLEELAGIPGTVGGAVVMNAGARERETADLLRRVEVMTRPDGRRTFDRDELSYGYRKSVFRHAGWLVLSAEFELERGDPAATTRRIDALRAERRAKYPCDEPSAGSVFKRPPGDYAGRLVEAAGCKGLRVGGALVSPRHANFIVTTEGAASADILEVIGRVRARVWETGGVWLELEQIPLGERK is encoded by the coding sequence ATGACGGACGGATGGATCGATCGGCTGGCGGCTGCGGCGGGGGTCTCGCCCCTCAGGAACGAACCCCTGTCGCGCTTCACCTCCTACCGGACGGGCGGCGCCGCCGAGGCGCTCGTCGCCGGCCCGGCCGGGACGGCCGCGCGCGCCTTCTCCTTCGCCCGCGGCCAGGGCGTGCCCGTCACGCTCCTCGGCGCCGGCACCAACGTGATCGCGCCCGACGAGGGGCTCGACGGGCTGACGATCGTCCTGCGCGGCGGAGACGAGGAGATCGTTTTCGACGGCGGGACGGTCGTGCGCGCCGGGGCGGGCGTGCCCCTCGAGACGCTCGCGCGGGCGGCGGCGGCACGCGGGCTCGCCGGGCTCGAGGAGCTCGCCGGCATCCCCGGCACCGTCGGCGGCGCCGTCGTGATGAACGCCGGGGCGCGCGAGCGTGAGACGGCGGATCTCCTCCGACGGGTCGAGGTGATGACCCGCCCCGACGGGCGGCGGACCTTCGATCGCGACGAGCTCTCCTACGGGTACCGGAAAAGCGTCTTCCGCCACGCCGGCTGGCTCGTCCTCTCGGCCGAGTTCGAACTGGAGCGAGGCGACCCCGCGGCGACAACCCGGCGGATCGATGCGCTGCGGGCGGAGCGGCGGGCGAAGTATCCCTGCGACGAGCCGAGCGCCGGCTCGGTCTTCAAGCGCCCGCCGGGCGACTACGCGGGGCGGCTCGTCGAGGCGGCCGGCTGCAAGGGGCTGCGGGTCGGCGGCGCGCTCGTCTCCCCCCGCCACGCCAACTTCATCGTCACGACCGAAGGCGCGGCGTCGGCCGACATCCTCGAGGTGATCGGCCGCGTGCGCGCCCGCGTGTGGGAAACGGGCGGCGTGTGGC